AGCGGTGTGCTGGCGGTCGCGATGCTCGCGACGATGGCCGGCCCGGCACTCCCGGCCACCCCGTAGGTGAGAGCGTCCAGGCCTTGGGCTCGACGCTGAATGGCCTTGCTCGGGGGCACCATCAGGCTGAGTTGGCTGCTCAAGCCTGCCGTGAGGACGGGGCCGCAGACGCCCGCCACCACGACAAAGGCCAGGGAGACGACGAGTGGGGCACGGCCGATGGACAGCGCCGCGGCGGCCAGAGCGACGCCGTACAGGACACAACAGGTCGCGATGAACGGCCGTCCGTCGCCGACGCGATCCAGCCGGCGTGCGAGGAGCGGGCCGAGAAGATGCGGCAGGTTGAGGCACACAGCGAAAAGGCCGGCGTCCATACCACCACCGCCCGGCTCGGCGACAAGCAGAATCAAGCCGACAGTGGCCCCGGCGTCCGGGACGCGAGCAGACGCCGCGGCTCCGACGTAGTGAAGGAGCCGCCTCGCGGTCCCCGACGAGTGAGACAGGTTGCACCCCCAGTTCACAGATCGTGTGCCAGGTTCTCACGTCTCCGGCGGCATGGTGTGCAGTTCGGATCGTCCAGCCAGTTGTCCCACGGCACGTTGGACAAGACGCGCGGAGAAGATGGGTCCCACTTCCACGACTTCCGGCGGACAAAGCGTCCGAAGGGAAAACGCGAAAATGGAGCCGCCGAGTGATATTGCTGGGGATGTTGTTCGAACAGTACGTAGAAAATCAGAAAGGGTTCTTCCCCAAGTCGGGAAGAACCCTTTCTGATCTGCAAGAACAGTTCTTGGAGCGGATGACGGGAATCGAACCCGCGTATTCAGCTTGGGAAGCTGATGTTCTACCATTGAACTACATCCGCAGTGCCTGGTCAGCTTACACGGACGCGTGGTCGGTGTGTCCAGTGGGGCGTGGGTTGACGGCGCCGGGGGCAAGTGACAACACTTGTTGTCGACGGGGTTGCGGCGCCGGAGGTGGATGTGGTGGACGACCCGGTGTTGTTCCGGCAGGGCGGGTTTCGGCTGGTCGCGCGGTTGCGCGGGGTCGAGGGGCTGCGCGCCGGGGATGAGCAGGTGTGGCGGCTGAGGGAGTTCGCGCAGCGGCAGGACGCGCCGGCGGATGCGTTGGTGGAGTGGTTCGGGCGGGATGCCGGGAATCGGGCGCGGTTCGAGCGGGCGTTGGTGCGTGGGGTCGGCCCGGAAAGTGGCGCTGAGCTGCGGGAGTTCATGGCGGGCGTTGAGGCGACGCCGTATTGGGTGGATCGTGCGCGTCTGGAGCGTGGGGCGCGGGCGATCACGCGCGCGGGGTTGCTGGGGTTGTTTCCGCTGGGCGACATGTCCTTGATGGGCGGATATCTGGCGTCGCGGGCGACGAAGTCGTTGGTGGGGACCGGGGAGATCGAGCACCGGGCCACGAAGCGGCTGGTGGAGACGGCCGCGTGGTGGATCGATGTGACGACGCCCGGCGCGATGGGTCGCGCCGAGGCGGGGTTTCGGGCCGTGGTGCGGATCCGGGTGGTGCACGCCCACGTGCGGCGCGCGATGAACAGCCGCGAGGACTGGGACTACGAGCATTGGGACCGGCCGGTCAACCAGGTCCAGACCGCAGGCACGCTGCTGCTGTTTTCGCTGGTCTACGTCTTCGGCACGCAGCTGCTCGGCGTGCGCTACACCGAACGCGAGCGCGCCGACATCCTGCACCTGTGGCGCTACATCGGCTGGCTGATGGGCGTCGACGAGGAACTGCTGCCCGCCGACGAGGACGACGCCTGGCGGCTGCTCTGGCTCCTGGCCGCCACGGAATTCATCCCCGACGACGACTCGAAACGCCTGGCCAAGGCCCTCGTCGAGAGCCACGCCGCCATCGGTGAGGGCCGCGGCACCGCGGGCAAGGTGCTGGCGCACGTGAACGTCCAGGTTCACTCCGCGATCAGCCGCCTGGTGCTGGGCAAGGAGAACGCCGATTTCCTCGAGCTGCCGGACGACCCGGTCGCGCGGGCCGCGGTTGTGGCGGTCGCCGGGGTGAACTTCGCGGCGGAGACGGCCCGGCGGCTCATTCCGGGGGCGACGGCGCTGCAGGAGTTGCTCGGTGGGATGGGGCGCCGGAGGTACCTGAAGCGGCTGCACGAGGTGTTCAAGCCGGATACGTCGTACGGGCAGGACACGCGCGCCGCCTGAGCGGCAGAGGCGTGGGCACCGCGCCTGGACGGGTGCTCGCAGTGAGAGAGGTGTGGTCTGCGCGCCCGGGTTGGCAGGTGCCGCTTCAGGATGCCGGGTTGGCCGAAGCGCAGCGTCGGCCCAGGTCGGACCGGGCGGCACGCCCCGGGGCGTGTTCGGGTCGCCTGGGCGGTGGAGAGTGTGTGGCGTGGCAGAAATCGTCCGGAGCGGGCGGCGCCTGTGGGCGCTGGGCAGGCGGCGCGGAGATCGTCGGGAATGGGCGGATGGTGGGGCGGGCCCCTGGTGACGTTAGGCTGCGTCCGTGCTGCTCAGTGACCGTGACCTCCGCAAAGAGCTCGATGCCGACCGGCTCGGGATTGATCCGTTCGATCCCGCGATGGTCCAGCCGTCGAGCATCGATGTGCGGTTGGACCGGTTCTTCCGGGTGTTCGACAACAGCAAGTACACGCACATCGACCCGCAGCTGCAGCAGGACGAGCTGACCTCGCTGGTGGAGAAGGAGGGCGAAGAGCCCTTCGTGCTGCACCCGGGCGAGTTCGTGCTCGGGTCGACCTACGAGATGGTCACGTTGGCCGACGACCTCGCCGGGCGGCTCGAAGGCAAGTCCTCGCTGGGGCGGCTGGGGTTGCTGACGCACTCCACCGCGGGTTTCATCGACCCGGGCTTCTCGGGGCACATCACGCTCGAGCTGTCGAACGTCGCGAACCTGCCGATCACACTGTGGCCCGGCATGAAGATCGGCCAGCTGTGCATCTTCCGCCTGTCCAGCTCGGCGGAGTTCCCGTACGGCTCGAAGGAGGCCGGCTCCCGCTACCAGGGCCAGCGCGGCCCGACTCCGAGCCGGGCGTACAAGAACTTCCACCGTGTGAACACCTGGCGCTAGCCCGGCACGGTGCCGGGCCGGGGTGCGACAACTTCGAGGGCACGTGGCATCGGGTCCGCAGGGGCGCCGCCTGGCCGGGGCGTGTGAACGTCCGCTTCGACGCTGGGCGGGTGTGTCAGGAGGTCCCTCAGGTGAGTGCCCGGCGTTCGGCCGAGGTGGGTGCCCGCCCGGCTCCAGGCCGGGTCGGGCCTACAGGAACGGCCATCGCGTGGACACCGGGCGCCAGTCCGACACCACTCGACGCGCGAGCTCGCGAACGACTACTCCGAAGGTGAACTCCGAACGGTGATCGGGTTCCTCGAAAGAGCCGCGGCGGTCACCCACGAGTCGACCGTGCGCATCACCAGTCGCTCGCTGGAGTGAGTTGCGGCCACGGCCGGGTTGGAAAACGCGATTCGTTCACCGGTTCGTGGAAAGCTCGCGGACATGGGCTCGGCCGGGAAACGTCTGCTCGCGGTACTCGGCCTCCTGGCCACGTTCGTCGTGCCCGCGCACGCGGACGCCGTCAAGGGATTGCCGCAGAACTACCACCAAGTGGTGTACGGCGATTTCCTCTACGCCGGCAACAGTGTGGTCGAGTGCACGCCGAGTGACGCCGACTGCGCGAAAGCCGCCGGTCGTGAGACGAAGAAGTCCGCCGGGGATTTCGCGCTGCGATGGTCCGATGTGGACTCCGATGCGAGCACATTCGACTCCTCCGCCGCGTCGGTCACGATTCCGCCCGGAGCGAAGGTCGCGTTCGCGCGGCTGAGCTGGGGCGGCACGAGAACGGCATGCGCGAGTCCCGCCGGCTCGCCGAGGACGCAGGCCGTGCGGTTTTCCGTCGGCGCAGCCCAATCCGACGTCGCGCCTGGGTCCTACGCCGAGGACGCCAAGTTCTACTCCGCCTACGCCGACGTGACCGGTCAGTTCGCGACAGCCCCGACCGGCGCGCCGCTCACCCTCACCGCGGCCGACGTCTGGACCACCGCCGGGCGCGGGTGCGG
The sequence above is a segment of the Amycolatopsis sp. 2-15 genome. Coding sequences within it:
- a CDS encoding oxygenase MpaB family protein, with amino-acid sequence MVDDPVLFRQGGFRLVARLRGVEGLRAGDEQVWRLREFAQRQDAPADALVEWFGRDAGNRARFERALVRGVGPESGAELREFMAGVEATPYWVDRARLERGARAITRAGLLGLFPLGDMSLMGGYLASRATKSLVGTGEIEHRATKRLVETAAWWIDVTTPGAMGRAEAGFRAVVRIRVVHAHVRRAMNSREDWDYEHWDRPVNQVQTAGTLLLFSLVYVFGTQLLGVRYTERERADILHLWRYIGWLMGVDEELLPADEDDAWRLLWLLAATEFIPDDDSKRLAKALVESHAAIGEGRGTAGKVLAHVNVQVHSAISRLVLGKENADFLELPDDPVARAAVVAVAGVNFAAETARRLIPGATALQELLGGMGRRRYLKRLHEVFKPDTSYGQDTRAA
- the dcd gene encoding dCTP deaminase — translated: MLLSDRDLRKELDADRLGIDPFDPAMVQPSSIDVRLDRFFRVFDNSKYTHIDPQLQQDELTSLVEKEGEEPFVLHPGEFVLGSTYEMVTLADDLAGRLEGKSSLGRLGLLTHSTAGFIDPGFSGHITLELSNVANLPITLWPGMKIGQLCIFRLSSSAEFPYGSKEAGSRYQGQRGPTPSRAYKNFHRVNTWR